The Cyanobacteria bacterium FACHB-DQ100 genome includes a window with the following:
- a CDS encoding energy-coupling factor ABC transporter ATP-binding protein — translation MLYLRDLSYHPTATPEPILKSVNLEVAPQQLSLIVGPSGSGKSTLLEILAGLAEHTSGEIFWREQELNFLNMQQLCGLVFQFPERHFCGGTILEELRLGHPELSSDRIHEALREVSLDHLPLSMAPHALSGGQQRRLALAVQLIRQPSILLLDEPTAGLDWSIRRQLVKLLAKLKTHWSLLVVSHDAGDMLEIADRCWSLRHGELKEVKPEELRRLERVGC, via the coding sequence ATGCTGTATTTGCGCGATTTGTCCTATCATCCGACTGCGACTCCGGAGCCGATTCTAAAATCAGTCAATCTCGAGGTTGCGCCTCAGCAGTTGAGTTTAATCGTAGGCCCGAGCGGTTCTGGAAAAAGTACGCTGCTGGAGATTTTGGCAGGACTCGCAGAACATACAAGCGGAGAAATCTTCTGGCGCGAGCAGGAATTAAACTTTCTGAATATGCAGCAGTTGTGCGGATTGGTGTTTCAGTTTCCAGAGCGGCATTTCTGCGGCGGCACGATTTTAGAGGAGTTGCGGTTGGGGCACCCGGAGTTGAGTTCCGATCGCATTCACGAAGCCTTACGCGAAGTCAGTTTAGATCATCTGCCGCTTTCGATGGCTCCTCATGCGCTCAGTGGTGGACAGCAGCGACGATTGGCATTAGCGGTTCAGTTGATTCGGCAACCCAGCATTCTTTTACTCGATGAACCGACCGCAGGGCTGGATTGGTCGATTCGGCGGCAGCTTGTGAAACTGCTGGCAAAACTGAAAACACACTGGAGTTTGCTGGTTGTGTCGCATGATGCGGGCGACATGTTGGAGATTGCCGATCGTTGCTGGTCGCTGCGTCACGGTGAACTCAAAGAAGTCAAACCCGAAGAGCTTAGACGGTTGGAGCGGGTTGGATGTTAA
- the rsmG gene encoding 16S rRNA (guanine(527)-N(7))-methyltransferase RsmG, whose amino-acid sequence MLIALPEMTDLWRSTTQWSPSEFQRSQFQQFYELVIKGNQQQNLTRITEPADFWEKHLWDSLRGVFPKATQANLSAIDIGTGAGFPGIPMAIARPDWQITLLDSTRKKVTFLQDSTKALQLSNVRSIIDRVEQIGQSSGHREKYDVATIRAVAAASVCAEYALPLLKAGGLAVLYRGQWTEEEAIALDQAVKKLGGVVEECDRFETPLTHGVRHCLYLRKTSPTPSEFPRAIGIPAQDPL is encoded by the coding sequence ATGTTAATAGCGTTACCAGAAATGACGGATTTATGGCGATCGACCACCCAATGGAGTCCGAGTGAATTCCAGCGATCGCAGTTTCAGCAGTTTTATGAGTTAGTGATCAAAGGCAATCAGCAGCAGAATTTAACTCGCATTACCGAGCCAGCAGATTTTTGGGAGAAGCATTTGTGGGATTCGCTGCGGGGCGTGTTTCCAAAAGCCACCCAGGCAAATTTAAGCGCGATCGATATTGGCACCGGGGCTGGCTTTCCGGGCATTCCGATGGCGATCGCTCGTCCCGACTGGCAAATCACGCTGCTCGATTCGACGCGCAAAAAAGTGACCTTTCTGCAAGACAGTACGAAAGCCCTGCAACTCAGCAATGTGAGATCGATCATCGATCGCGTTGAGCAAATTGGGCAATCTTCTGGACATCGAGAGAAGTACGATGTGGCAACCATTCGTGCTGTGGCTGCTGCTTCGGTCTGCGCGGAATATGCTTTACCCTTGCTGAAAGCGGGTGGATTAGCGGTGCTGTATCGGGGGCAATGGACAGAAGAGGAAGCGATCGCCCTCGATCAAGCGGTGAAAAAATTAGGCGGAGTGGTGGAAGAATGCGATCGCTTTGAAACTCCGTTGACGCATGGGGTTCGACACTGCCTGTATCTGCGTAAAACGTCCCCTACGCCGTCCGAATTTCCAAGAGCGATCGGCATTCCGGCTCAAGACCCGCTCTAA